The Selenomonas sp. AB3002 sequence CAACTTCCGCGACCTCACCATCACCGATGCCCTGCTGAACGCCGGCATCAGCCTGAAGAAATACAACGGCCGTCCCGGCCTGGGCCTCATGGTAAGCCTGGGAGGAGAGCGCAAATCCTTCCCCGGTACCATGGGCAGCCTGGCCAAGGTCACGCTGGACGGAGAAGACGCAACGCTGGACACCATCATCCACGATGGCAGCCGCATAGGCATCGTACCCGGCAAGGATGGCTTCACCCCGGAAATCTATCTGGGGGATCTCGTCACCAGCGGCCAGGAATACACCGTCTACATCAACGGCAGGGAAAACCACCTGCGCCAGAAAGTCACGGTCAACGGCGAGGAATCCGCTCCTGACCGCCAACTGAAAGACGGTGACATCATCGAGAACCGGGAATTCAAGAGCCTGGGAGAGGCCCTGCAGGCCGCAGGCTACCCGCCCCAGGGACGCCGCATCAGCTACAAGCTGAACGGCACCGAGAGTGTCTACACCTGTACCCCGGAAATCCTGCTGGAGGATGCCCCAGCCACCATTTCCCAGCCCATCCATGAGGGAGACCACATCGACTACATCCCCCATGATGAGCCAAAACTGGGCGATGTGCTGAAACTCAAGGACACGGACACCGCCATCACCATCTACTATGAAGGAAATGAATGCAAAATCCCCTGCGGCAGCCTGGAACTGACAGTGAACGGCCGCAAAGCCAGCACCGGCACCATCCTGGACGATGGCTGTGACGTGCGCTTCCAGCGCTCCGCCAAGGCCTCCGTCACCGTCAGCGATGCACTGCTGGCCGTGAACTTCAATCCCCCCTCTGCCACCAGCCGGGTGAGCTTCACCATCCTGGTGAACGGTCAACCCGTAGACTTCACCGACCCGGTGAAGAACGGCGACACCTTGGAAGTGAAGATTGCCCCCCTGGGAGACGGCATCCATCCCCCCACCTCCGGCCTGGACCGTGACAATCCCCACCTGACGGACAAAGGCACCACCGCCCCCAAGCTCTCATCACTGAACGCCGGCCTGCCTGAGCGCAAGGTAACTATCGAAGACTTCATCCGCCACGATTAAGGAAAAATCAAGTGAGGGGCACAGGCATAGCATAAGCGGAACGTGTGGAAATTTACCATAAATCTTAGCGAGCACAAGTGCAGCACTGCGAAGCAGAGCTGCACGCAGTGGGAGCTTAGATTCTATGGTAAATTTCCAAGTGAAGCGTTGCTATGCCTGTGCCCCGAACGCCTTAGCACTGCCCCGTAAATTTTTCTTGCAATACTAGCCAAAAACAGTTATAATTGCTTTATGTGTCGAAAACTGTAACCGAGAAATATTCCATTCAGCATCAACCAAATTGTCTGTGGAGAATTTCCGGTATTGCATCACACCGGAGGTGAACCAAAAATGGCAGTTCCAAAGAGAAAAATGTCCAAGGCCCGCCGCGACAGCCGCCGTGCCAACTGGAAACTGGAGGCCCCTGGCTTCGTGTCCTGCCCTCAGTGCCACGAGCCTAAGCTCCCCCATCATGTCTGCACCGAATGCGGCTACTACGATGGCAAGGAAGTAATCCAGGCCGCTGAGTAAGCAAAGTCAAAGACCCGTCGGATTATCTGCCGGGTCTTTTTCATTTGCCTGCTTCCCCGCACCACAATTCTCATCTCACATACCGCGAAAGGATGATTTGCATGTTCAAAAAAATCTTTATGCTTCTGGCAGCTGTCATCATATGCTGCAATGTTCCCGCTGCAGAAGCCGCCATTGACCTCAGCACCCTTAATGCCAAGACTACTAATATCTCCGTGGTGTTGGACACCCCGGCAGGCTACGCTGCAGAACCTGAAAGAGTCTACACTTCCATCAAGGAATCCCTGGACAAAATCTTTCCCAACAAGTCCATCTACAAAATCCAGCCCATCGAAGACAACGAAGCCTATGTGCAGGTTTACCGCGAAGAACACTGTCAGGCTGCCAGTGTTGACGATGGATACACCGCAGGCAATGGCATGCGCGATCTCACCCTCAAGAAAAACGACCTAGCAACCCTGAATGACCACTTCGGCTCCGATTATCTGGTCTACATCCGCATCACCAACAGCGTCCCCCAGATCAAAGTGGACTGGTTCTCCGCCGGACAGCAGGTCAATGTCACCATGGACTTCCGCATCTGGTCCAAATCCAAGAATGACTTCATCTACATGAAGCGCGCCATGACCACCGGCAAATCCACCTCTTACTACGCAGGCATGGGCGACTCCGGCCACGCCATAGAAAAGGGCATCAAGAAAGGCCTGGCCGAGGTAGAGAAAGAAGCCACCAAAATCAGGATGGCTATGACGGAATAACCTCAGAGCATAAATATATTGCACACACCAAAAAGCGGCCGTATGAGCAGTACGGCCGCTTTTTGGCTGTGTATTGTATTTAGGAGAGCTTAACGAAAGCCTGTATTTATAGTACAGTAAATGATATTCATTGTCAATACTTTATTGAAAACTTTTCTCAAATATTTTTACCCCCTTACTCCTTCCCCTTATTCACCCGGAAATTGTCCTCATCATCCCAATCATCTGGCATCCCCTTCACCAGCAGCACGGGGCACTCCACATGCTGCATGACGTAGTTTGACACGCTCCCTACCAGGAGACTGCGTATGGTGCCGAAGCCGCGGCAGCCCATGACGATGAGGTCGCTCTCTTCTTCTTCCGCCACATCTGCAATGCACTCGCCGGGGTCGCCTATCTCCACCCTGGTGTGGGCATTGACTTCCGGGGGAATGACATGCATGAGGTCTGCCAGGAACTGGAAGGCGGCTACCTTCAGCTCGGCGGGGATATAGCCGGAGAGGCTCACCTGCTCAAAGGCAGAGATATTGCGGTTCAGATCCACCGCCATCATCACCGTCATTTCCGCCCCCGTCACGGCTGCCAGATGTATGGCCTGATTCACTGCCTTGAAAGCCTGGCCGGAGCCGTCTGTGGGCACCAGGATGCGCTTGCACTCCATCTTCCGCTCCTGCCTGGGACGGTTCTGTATTTCCTCGATCAGTTCCTCTGCGTTCTTTTCTGTTGTGTTCTCTGCCATGTAGACCCGCCCTTTCTGTCAATTCAATCGTCTATGTAATAATTATCCACAAAAAGAAAAAAATCCTGCCTATCGAAAAGACAATAACGTGCAAAAGCCTTCCCCTCTGGGGAAGGTGCCCCGAAGGGGCGGATGAGGTGCGACCTAACAAGTTAATGTTGTAATGCCTTGTAACGCCCCACCTCATCCGTCATTCCTTCGGACTGACACCTTCCCCAGAGTGGAAGGCTATGTTGTCATTCATAATGACGTTTACTATATTTACTTGCTTACAATCTCTGCCGCCAGCTTGTCCAGTTTATGCTGATGCTCGTCTGCATTCTCCAGCCGCTTCTGAGCTGCCTTTTTGGCGCTATAGAACCTCCAGCAGAACAGCATGATCACAGCCGCCATATAGAGCATGAAGGCCCCTATCTCCTGAGTGATGTCCAAAAGCCCCGCTCCCCGGGAAATGATGTCCCGGGTGAAGTGGAACTCCCAGGTCAGGGGGAACACATGGCTGAGGGTCACCACCCAATCCTGGAAGGAAGTCACCGGCCCTGTGGGGCCGCCCAGGATGAAGCCCCCGGGGATGAAGAGGATCATGCGGGAGGAGGCAATGCCCGGATTGGCCGCCGTCCAGCCGAACAGGAGGCTCAGCATGCCCACCACCATGACTACA is a genomic window containing:
- a CDS encoding universal stress protein, whose protein sequence is MAENTTEKNAEELIEEIQNRPRQERKMECKRILVPTDGSGQAFKAVNQAIHLAAVTGAEMTVMMAVDLNRNISAFEQVSLSGYIPAELKVAAFQFLADLMHVIPPEVNAHTRVEIGDPGECIADVAEEEESDLIVMGCRGFGTIRSLLVGSVSNYVMQHVECPVLLVKGMPDDWDDEDNFRVNKGKE
- the rpmF gene encoding 50S ribosomal protein L32, producing MAVPKRKMSKARRDSRRANWKLEAPGFVSCPQCHEPKLPHHVCTECGYYDGKEVIQAAE